Proteins encoded by one window of Castor canadensis chromosome 2, mCasCan1.hap1v2, whole genome shotgun sequence:
- the Cd3e gene encoding T-cell surface glycoprotein CD3 epsilon chain, with product MRRSTLWRVLGLCLLAVGAWGQNDDATQKPYKVSISGTTVMVTCPLESESDSDTIKWEKNDVELQNENEKQVVLRSFSETEDNGYYVCYDSNSKKNHYLYLKAKVCENCVEVDLMTVVTIIIVDICITLGLLMIVYYWSKNRKAKSKPVTRGAGTGGRPRGQNKERPPPVPNPDYEPIRKGQRDLYSGLNQRGI from the exons ATGAGGAGGAGCACTCTCTGGAGAGTTCTGGGCCTCTGCCTCCTAGCAG ttgGCGCTTGGGGGCAGAACG atgatgCAACACAGAAAC cATATAAAGTCTCCATCTCAGGAACCACGGTCATGGTGACATGCCctttggagtctgaatctgactCAGAcacaataaaatgggaaaaaaatgatgtAGAAttacagaatgaaaatgaaaaacaagtggTACTAAGGTCATTTTCGGAAACAGAGGACAATGGCTATTATGTCTGCTACGACAGTAACTCGAAGAAGAACCATTATCTCTATCTGAAAGCTAAAG TGTGTGAGAACTGCGTGGAGGTGGATCTGATGACCGTGGTCACAATTATCATAGTCGACATCTGTATCACTCTGGGCTTGCTGATGATTGTTTATTACTGGAGCAAGAATAGGAAGGCCAAGTCCAAACCTGTGACACGAGGAGCCGGTACCGGTGGCAGGCCCAGGG GACAAAACAAGGAGAGGCCACCACCTGTTCCCAACCCAGACTATGAG CCCATCCGCAAAGGCCAGCGGGACCTGTATTCTGGCCTGAATCAGAGAGGAATCTGA